The following DNA comes from Amycolatopsis albispora.
TGTTGTTCGGCGCCGTGCTGGCGGCCGCCGCGGGATACGCCGAGGGCGGGCTGCTCGCCCGCGAACTGGGGTCGTGGCAGACGGTGTCCTGGGCACTCGTGCTGGCGTCGCCGCTGATGCTCGCGCTGACCGTGGTCGCGGTGACGCAGCAGGCGCAGACCGGCACGGCGGCGCAGTGGGCGGCGTTCGCCTACCTCGCCGCGGTCAGCATGTTCCTCGGCTTCTTCGCCTGGTACCGCGGGCTGGCCATCGGCCCGATGGCGCAGGTCAGCCAGGTGCAGCTGGTGCAGCCGGTGCTGACCATCGCGGTGGCGGCCCTGCTGCTGGGCGAGGAACTGACCTGGCCGACCATGTTCGGGGGACTCGCCGTGATCGTCTGCGCCGGCGTCGCCGTGCGCATCCGTCTCGACCGCACCACCAAGTAGGAGGTTCCTGGTGTTCACCGGACTCAGTGCTTTCCCGTTCACGCCGATCACGAGTGACGGGATCGACGAAGCGGCGTATGAGCGGCTCGTCGGCCGCGTCGCCGACGCGGGCGTCGATTCGATCGGTGCGCTCGGCTCGACCGGCGGTTATCCCTATCTGAACCGGGAGGAGCGGGCGCGGGCCGCCGAACTGGCGGTGAAGAGCGCCGGCTCCGTGCCGGTGATCATCGGCGTCGGTGCCCTGCGCACACGCGATGTGCTCGACCACGTCGAGGACGCGCAGCGGGCCGGGGCCGCCGCCGTGCTGCTCTCCGCGATGACCTACCAGGCCCTCACCGACGACGAGGTGTTCGGCCTGTACGAGGACGTGACGGCGAACCTTTCGGTGCCGCTGGTGGTCTACGACAACCCGGGCACCACGCACGTGAAGTTCTCCGACGAGCTGCACGCCCGCATCGCCGGGCTGCCGCGGGTGAAGTCGATCAAGATCCCCGGGGTGCCCGCGGACCAGGTCCGCGCCAGGGTCGGCGGCCTGCGGTCGGTCCTTCCGGACTCGGTGTCGATCGGCATCAGCGGGGACGCGTTCGCCGCCGACGGCCTGCTGGCCGGGTGCGACGGCTGGTACAGCGTGCTCGGCGGGCTGTTCCCGAAGACCTGCCTGGCCATCGCGCGTGCCGCCGCCGACGGCGACGCCGCCCGGGCTCGCGCGCTGTCGGCGGAACTGGCTCCACTGTGGACACTGTTCGCCCGCTACGGCAGCTACCGGGTCGTCTCGGCGATCGCGGTGGAGATCGGCCTGCTGACCGCCCCTGGGCTGCCCCGCCCGCTCCGGCCGCTCGGCGAAACCGGCCGCCACGAGGTCACCGCGGTGCTGAACGGGCTGACCAAACGGGACTGACTACGAGGAGATCCGTCTGCGTGCCCCCGGATCGTTCCCGGTGGGATCGCGGGGGTCGGGCACGTCGCGCCGCAGCCGGCGCGGCAGCGGCGTGCGCACCGCCGGGAACCGCGCCCCCGGTTTGGCGCGGGACACCCGGTCGCGCAGCGGGATCGCCTTTCCCGGCACCCTCGGCTCGGGCAGCTGCACCCAGCCGGGGACGCGCCTGCCGCCGATGTCCAGTTCGATCGTCTGCTCGAAGCGGTCCTCGTCGATGCCCTCGTAGCCGTGCCGGATCACCGACCGGTGGAGCTGCTCGGAGACCGCGAGCACCAGCGGTGCCTCGGTCTCGGCCAGCGCCGCCTTCAGCTCCGGGGCGTCGACCAGGCGGGTGGTGAGGGTGACGTCCTCACCGAACGGCCCGCGCAGGTCGAAGTGCACGTCACCGGCGTGCATGGCGGCCCGGATGCGGAACTTGCGCTCGGGGCGCCGGGCCCCGTGCTCGCCGATCAGCCGGGTCAGCACCGGGATGAACTTGGTCAGCATCGCCGTCTTCGGGACCTGGTCGACCGCGTGCACGAAGGCCATCAGGCCGTCACCCCGGTCGGTGAACGGGTCCCGCAGCTCCTCGGTGATGTCGCAGTCCAGCAGCGCCGCCTCGAACAGCTCGTACAGGTCGTGGCGGAGCACCGCGGTCGCCGAGTTGTTCCGGCGGGTGGACCCCTCGATGTCCACCACGATCATCGTGCGCTGCAGTGGTATGGGTGACAGTTCGCTCACCATGACCACCTCGCCTGCCGCTCAGGTGCGGCCGACCGTCTTGGTGCGGCGGGGACGCGCGCACCAGGACAAGCCGGCCGGTCGGAGGTCGGATGACGCAGACTTCATCATGGGCTCCTTACCTTCTCCAGCTGGCAACTTCAGAAATATTCAGCTATACTTGCCGAAGTACTGCGGACTTCAGACTAGGGCCACTGCACGGGCAGTGCAAGGAATACCTGGCGGACTGCGCCAAGCGGGCGAGACCAGTCAACTTTACGACCCTCCAAGCGATACCCAAGAGATCATCGGTATAGTTCCGATTCTTCGGAGCGTTGCCTGAAGTTCTACTGAAGGAAGTGGACGAGGTGAATTCACCTGAAGGGCGGCCGCTCGCGCGGAGGTTGCGCGAGCTGCGCGAGGGTGGCGCCTGGCCGGGCAAGCACATCACGCAGGCGGAACTGGCCGCCGCGCTGGGCATCAGCGTTCCGTCGGTCTCGTCGTGGGAGAGCCTCCGGCAGAAGGCCAAGCCGCCGCTGAAGCAGCTCGAGGCCTACGCCACCTTCTTCGCCACCGAGCGTTCGGTGGCCGAAACCCCGTACCGGGTGCTGGGCTACGGCCAGCTCACCGGCGAGGAACGCGCCCAGCGGGAAAAGCTGCTCCGCGAGCTGACCGAGCTGCGGGAGGACGCCCCCGTCGCCAAGCCCGCGGCGCTCGGCGACCCGTACGCGCAGAGCCCGTGGCGGTTCACCCCGAACCAGGACATCACCATCGTCGGTTCCGAGCTGCCGGAGCGGCTGAAGGGCAAGATGCCGCTCGCCGATCCCGACGACCCCGACTTCGTGGACGTGTACAAGTACGCCGACCTCGACGCGCTGGTCGAGCTCCACGGGCACGTCCGCGCCGCGAACCCGGCCAGCGACGTGCACCTGCGCACCCCGGCCGAACTGGCCACCGACGACTACACCAGCCACCTGATCCTGCTCGGCGGGGTGGACTGGAACTTCGTCACCCAGGACCTGCTCGAGCGCGCCGAACTGCCGGTGCGCCAGCTGACCCGGCCCGAGGACAACGACCTCAGCTGCTTCGAGATCGGCACCGGCGCCGAGCTCAAGCGCTTCCTGCCGAAGGTCCGCAAGACCGGCGGCAGGCTGCTGCTGCTCGAAGACGTCGCCCTGTTCTACCGGGCGCCGAACCCGTTCAACGCCAAGCGGACGGTGACCATCTGCAACGGCACCTTCGGCCGCGGCACCTACGGGGTGGTGCGCGCGCTGACCGACGCCCGGTTCCGCGACCGCAACGCCGAGTACCTGCGCACGCGGTTCACCGGGCTGGACGAGTTCGCCCTGATCAGCCGGATCCAGGTGGTCAACGGCCTGGTGGTCACCCCCGACTGGACCCTTCCCCTGACCAAAGCGCACGAATGGCCGGTGAGCAGCACTTGACCCACAACGCCGCAGGACCGGTCGCCACGGCGCACCACCACGGTTCACACCGCCACCTGCTCCGCACCGCGGAGGCGGGGAACCGCACCGCGCCGGTGGACGCGATCATCGTGCCCACCGCGCGCCACGGCAGCGCGCTGCGGCCCGCGATCGAGCTCGCCGCGCGGCTGGACTGCACGCTGGTCACGCTCTGCAGCAAGTGGTCATCGGCGGACACGATCGCGGACCTGGCCGAGCGGCGCGGGACCGGCCTCCTCGCGATCGAGACCGAACACCTGCGGCCGGCGGTGCTGCCCGCGTTCCGGACCTCGGAACTGCTGCGGGGCCAGCCGTACGAACGCCGCGAGGACACCAGCGACAAGCGCAACCTCGGCCTCCTGCTGGCCAGGCTCGCCGGCTGGGAACGCGTGGTTTTCCTCGACGACGACATCCTCGTGCCGGACGCCGCCGATCTCGAGCGGGCCGCCGCACTGACCGAGGACCACGCCGGCGTCGGCCTGGCGATCGGCGGTTACCCGGACAATTCGGTCGTCTGCCACGCCTACCGCGAAGCGGGCGGCAAGCAGGACACCTTCATCGGCGGCGGTGCGCTGGCGGTCGGCCGGGGCTCGCTGACCTCGTTCTTCCCCAACATCTACAACGAGGACTGGTTCTTCCTGCTCAACGAGCACGGACTCGGCCGAACGGCGGTCGCCGGCCACGCCGTCCAGAAGGAGTACGACCCCTTCGCCCACGAACTGCGGGCGCGGCTCGAGGAACTCGGCGACTGCCTCGCCGAAGGCCTGTTCTGGCTGCTCGACACCGAAGGCACCATCCAGCGGGCCGGCAGGCGCGGTTACTGGCGGGATTTCCTGGACCGCAGGGAAAAGTTCATCAGCGAGGTGATCGCGATGGTGACGAGCCGGGTGCCCGAGGACGCGCGGCGCGCGCGGATGCTCAAGTCGCTCAAGGCGGCGCGCGGCCGGTGCCAGATCATCCCGCCCGAACTCTGCGTGGACTACGTCGGCGCGTGGCGGGAAGACCGCCACTCGTGGCGGAGCCACTCCGACGACCTGGACCGCCAGGCCGGGGTCGCCCGTGGTGTGCGGATCGCGGTCAAGGTGCTCGGGCTCGAAGGCCTGACTACCCGCGTGGCGCAGCCAGTGGCTTGACCATGATCCGGCAGATCTCCACGTTGCGGCGGCCCGCGCTGTCGGTCAGCGAGAGGCACCGGACCGTGGAGTGCGGCCACTCCCGGTAGCCGAGGCGGGCGTACAGGCGTGCCGCGCGGGTGTTGGTGGTTTCCACCGCCAGCGCCACCCGCTCGTAGCCCTTGGCGGCCAGCCACTGCTCGGCCGCGCGGACCAGGGTGGTGCCGATGCCGCGGGCGCGGTGCTCCACGTGCGTTTCCAGGTGCGTGAGCAGCGGGGTGTCCGGCAGGTGCTGCCGCAGCTCGGGTTCCTCGGCCGGTTCGAGCCACAGGTAGACCACGCCGACCGGGTGCTCGTCCTGCCAGGCCACGAGCAGCCTGCCCAGCCCGTTCTTCTGGCGGGAGAGGCGGTCGGTGAAGTAGGGCTCCTGCCCCATGACGTGCGTCAGCACCGGCAGGTCCGCCGGTCCGGCTTCGCGTATTCGGAGCTCGCCCATGATCCGGCCCCAGGTTACCGAAGCGGGTGCCCGCCGCGCTGGCCCTTCGGCGAACGGCACGGTGTAGCGGACTACACCACCGGCACGGGATTCCGCGTCACTGTGCCGCGCTCACCGCGCCCCTAGCGTCGTTCCCGCCGAAAGAACCGGAAGGAACGACACAAGATGACCACAGTCGCGGACGGCCTCACCGATGCGGTACGGCTCGAATCCGTCAGCAGGACCTACGGTAGCGGGGCCGCCGCCGTGCGCGCACTGGACGGGGTGACGATCAGCCTGCGCCGGGGCGGTTTCACCGCGCTGATGGGGCCGTCCGGCTCGGGCAAGAGCACCTTCCTGCACTGCGCGGCCGGGCTGGACCGGCCGACGTCGGGCCGGGTGCTGCTCGGCGGCACCGAGCTGACCGGGCAGCGCGAAGCCGCGCTCACCGAGCTGCGCCGCTCGCGGATCGGGTTTGTCTTCCAGGCCTACAACCTGCTCGACGCGCTGACCGTGCGGGAGAACATCCTGCTGCCGCTGCGGCTGGCCGGTCGTCCCGCCGATCCCGCCTTCCTCGACGAGGTGGTGCGCTCGGTCGAGCTGGACGTGCCGCTGGATCGCCGTCCCAGCAAGCTTTCCGGCGGTCAGCAGCAGCGCGTGGCCATCGCCCGCGCGCTGATCACCCGGCCCGACGTGGTGTTCCTCGACGAGCCGACCGGCGCGCTCGACACGCGGACCGCGCGGCAGGTGCTCGGCACCCTGCGCCAGGCCGTGGACCGCTGGGGGCAGACCGCGCTGATGGTCACGCACGACCCGGTGGCGGCCTCGTACGCCGATTCCGTGGTTTTCCTCGCCGACGGCCGCATCGCGGGCGAACTCGCGCACACCACGCCCGAGCACATCGCCGAGCGGATGACCCACCTCGGGGAGTGGTGAACCGTGCTTTCCCTGGCCTGGCGGACGATCCGCGCGCGACGCGGTGCCTTCGCCGCCGCGTTCGTGGCGGTGTTCTTCGGTTCCGCGCTGATCACCGCGAGCGGCGTGCTGCTCGAATCGGGCCTGCGCGCCGGTGTTTCACCGCTGCGCTACGCCGCCGCGACGGTGGTGGTGACGGCCGAGCAGGAGGTCACCACGGAGGACGGCCTGAACCAGCGGTTCGGCGATCGCGTGCCGCTCGCCGCGGACACCGCCGGCCGGATCGCCGCGGTACCGGGCGTGCGCGCGGCGATCGGTGACGTGAGCGTGCGGGCCGCACTGCGCGGCGGCTCGTTTCCGCTGGTGGTGCACGGCTGGTCGTCGGCACGGCTCGGACCGGCCGCGCTCGAGAGCGGTCGTCCGCCCGCCTCGCCGGACGAGATCGTGCTCGCCGGTGCGGCCGGGGTGCCCGTCGGCGAGCTGGTCCAGCTGGAGATCGGCGCGGTACCCACGCCATACCGGGTGGTCGGGACCATTCGGGGTGAGCCCGCCGCGTTCCTCACCGACACGCAGGCACGCCTGGTTTCCGGGCGGCCGGACCGCATCGACGCGGTGGCCGTGCTCGCCGAACCAGGCGCCGACGCCGAGGATCTCGCCGCGCGCATCGAGCGGGCCGTGCCCGGGGTGACCACCGCCGTCGGTGACGACCGCGCCGAAGCGGAGTTCCTCGACGTCGGTGCCGCGCGGCAGTTCCTGGTGGTGATGTCGACCGCGTTCGGCGGCACCATGCTGATGATCGTGCTGCTGGTGGTGGCCAGCACACTCGGCCTGTCGATCCAGCGGCGGCGGCGGGAGTTCGCGCTGCTGCGGGCGGTCGCGGCCACGCCGCGCCAGGTGTACCGGCTGATCGCCACCGAATCCGCGGTGGTGGCCGCGGTGGCCGCCGCGCTCGGCGCGCTGCCCGGGTTCGGCCTGAGTTTCCTGCTGCGCGACGCACTGGCCGAGCTCGGTGCGGTGCCCGCCGCGTTCCGGTTCACCGCCGGGCCGCTGCCGGTGGTGGCCGCCGTGCTCGCGTGCCTGCTGACGGCGCTGGGCGCGGGCCTGATCGCGGGACGGCGGGCCGCGCGGATCAGCCCCGCCGCGGCGCTCGGCGAAGCCGCTGTGGAACCGCCGCGCCTGGGCCGCGTCCGCCAGGTGACCGGCTGGGTGCTGGCCGCCGTCGGCGCGGCGGCCGGGATCACGCTTCCCCTGGTGGTTTCCGGTGGCCCGGCCATCGCGGGCGCGGCCAGTTCGGCGCTGCTGCTGGTGATCGCGGTGGCGCTGCTCGGACCGCGCTTGCTCACCGCCACCGCCGCGCTGCTCACCCGGCTGGGCCTGCTGCGCGCCACCGCGGGTTATCTCGCGGGCGCCAACACCCGGGCGCGCTCGCGCCGCCTCGGTTCGGCGGCCACACCGCTGATCATGGGCGTCGCGCTGGCCTCCGTGCAGATCTTCACCGCGACCACCACCGACGCCGCCGCCAGAACCCAGGTGGAGCAAGGAATCCGGGCTGACCACGTGGTCACGGCCGTCGGCGGCATCGCTCCGGCGGTCGCCGACGCCGTGCGGCGGGTGCCGGGGGTCGAGTCGGTGACGCCGGTGGCACGCACCTCGGTCCTGGTCAGCTACCAGGAACTCGCCGAGCAGGTGACCAACGCCTACCCCGCGCAGGGAGTCACCGCCGACCGGCTCGGCGAGGTGCTGGACCTCGATCTCCGGCGCGGTGACCTGCGCGCGCTGACCGGGGAAACGGTGGCACTGAGCGAAATCGCGGCCGGCACCTTCGGCGTGGACGTCGGTGAGCCGCTGACCATGAGCCTCGGCGACGGCACCTCGCACACCGCCACCGTGGTGGCCGTCTACGGCAGCGGGCTCGGCTTCGGTGACGTGACCCTGCCGAACGACGTGGTGCTCGCGCACACCGGCAGCCGCCTCAACGACGAACTCCTGCTGGCCACCGCACCCGGCACGGATCCCGTCGCGCTACGGGAAGCGCTGACCGTCCATCCTGGACTGGAGCTGGCCGATCCCCGCGCGTTCGCCGCCGCGCCGAATGCCGCGTCCGCGCAGTCGGCGGTCAACCTCCTGCTGAACCTGCTGCTGCTCGGCTTCATCGCCATCGCGGTGGTGAACATCCTCGTGCTGGCCACGGCCGCCCGGGTGCGTGAGTTCGCGTTGCTGCGCCTGGTCGGCGCGAAACCACGGCAGCTACGGGCGATGATGCGCGGTGAGGCGGCGGTTGTCGTGGTGGCCGCGGTGGGCCTCGGTTCACTGGCGGCGTTGCCACCGCTGGCCGGGATCAGCCTCGGCCTGACCGGCTCCGCACTGCCCTCCGTGCCGCCACTGGCCTATCTCGGCATCGTCGCCGCGGCGGTGTTGTTCGGCTGGGGTTCGATCGCGATGCCGGCCCGGATCGCGATGCGCCCGGCACCGATCGCCGCGATGCGCGCGGGCGACTGACCGCCGGAACCACCCATCGCGAGCCCCCTCAGCTCGCGATGGGTTCTTCATCTCAGTTGACGAAGCGCGCGCAATCATAAGCACAAGTGAGTCGGCGGTCAATCGGTACACTGCCCGCCATGTCCGACGACGTGGGTAGCCTCGCGGCGAAGGTGGATCACCTGTTCCGCACGGTGCGCCCCCGCGACGGCGGTGAGTACTCCTTCGAAGAGGTCGCCGAGGCGCTGCGTGCCCGCGGTGGCCCGACGATCTCGGCGACCTACCTGTGGCAGCTGCGCAAGGGCATCCGCGACAACCCGACCAAACGCCACCTCGAGGCGCTCGCGGGCTTCTTCGGCGTTCCGGCGGCGTACTTCTTCGACGACGAGGAAACCCGCCGCATCGACGCCGAACTCACCCTGCTCACCGCGCTGCGGGACGCGCCGGTGCGGCAGATCGCCTTGCGCGCCAGCGGGTTGTCACCCAAGAGCCTGGAGGCGATCGCGGAGATGGTGGACCGCGTGCGGGAACTGGAGGGACTGCCCCAGCCGAACCCGCCGGCACCACCGACACCGGAGCCGTGAGCCGCCTGGCCCGGCGGCACGCCGCGCTGCTGCGGGACCTGCCGCTGCCGGTGCCCTTCGACGTGCACGCCCTGTGCGAGCAGGTGGCCGCGCGCCGGGGCAGGCCGATCAGGCTGCTGCCGATGAGCGGGCTGACCGGCGTGTGCGGGCTGTGGATCGCCACCGACCACACCGACCTGATCTTCCACGAGAGCGAAACCACGCCGCCGCACCGGGAACACATCATCCTGCACGAACTGGCGCACGTGCTGTGCGACCACCACCCCGCCGCCGGGCAAGCGCTGCTGCCCGGCCTCGATCCGGCGATGGTGCGCCGGGTGCTCGGCCGCGCGGGGTACTCGTCGGCCGAAGAACGCGAGGCCGAACTGCTCGCTTCGCTGATCCGGCAACGCGCCACCGCGGACCACACGCTCACCGGCCGCCTGCGCACCGCGCTCGACGGGAACGGTTGTGGCTGAAGCAGTCCGCGAATGGGCACCCGCGCTGCTCGCGTGGGTGCTGCTGGTGAGCCGTGGCCGCGGTGGTGATCCGGCCCGGCGCCGCGTCCACTGGGTCCTTTTTGGACTTGCCTGCTCGCTGACCGCCCAGCTGCCACCGGTCTACGCCGCGCTGGGCGACGGGCATCTCGCGCGCCTGCTGAGCCACGCGGGCATGGTGCTCGCCGCGTGGGCCGGGCAGGAGTTCATGGCCGGGTTGACCGGGCACGCGCGGGGCGCGCGCTGGCAGGCGTGGTGGGCGGCGGGCGCGTTCGCGTTGATGTGCCGGCTGTTCGCGCTGATGCCGGACCTGCGGCCGCAGTCGCCGTGGGTGATGGAGTACTGCCTGGTCTACGCGGCCGCGCAGCTGCCGGCGCTGCTCACCGTGATCGGCTTCGGCCTGCGGTACGCCCGTGAAGCCGGGGACGCGGTGCTGCGCGTGAGCCTGCGCCTGGTGGTCACCGGGACCGCGTTGTGCTTGCTGTACCTGCTGAACAAGTCGATCCTGGCGGTGGCGCCCCGGCTGGACGCCAGCTTCGCCTTCGGGCGCACGGTGTTGCCGAGCAAGGTGCTGCCGACCACCGCGTACCTGCTGGTGCTGCTCGGCGCGGCCCTGCCCGCCGCCGCCGGCTGGCTGCGGCGCCACCGGCAGTTCCGGCGGCTCGGGCCGCTGTGGCGCGCGCTGTACCGGGCCGATCCGGCGATCGCGCTGGACCCGCCGGGCGTCCCGGACGTGCTGGTGGTGCGTGATCTGCGGCTGCGGTTGTACCGCCGGGTGATCGAGATCCGCGACGGGCTGCTGGCGTTGCGCCCCTACCGAAGTCCGGGTTCGGCCACCGGGACCGCCGCGGCCGAAGCCGCCGCGATCGCCGCCGCGCTGAGGGCACGGGACGGCGGCGTGCCCCCGGCGGATCGTCCGGTGGACGTCGCCGGGGGCGCGGATCTGGCCGGGGACACCGAGTTCCTGGCCGAAGTGTCCGATGTGTACCGCTCGCTCAGCCGAAGCGCTCGACCAGGTCGGTGATCATCAGGAACAGGAACAACGCCGACGCCGCGCCGAGCAGGCCGTTGGACAGCCAGCCGGACCGGCCGTCGCGCTCGATCCGCTTCGAGTTCAGCAGCAGCATCAGGGTGATCGCCAGGAACGGCATGAACACCGAGCCCAGCACCCCGTAGACCAGGGTGAGCCCGAACGGCTTGTCCAGGAACAGCAGGAACATCGGCGGGAAGGTCAGCCACAGCAGGTACCCGCGGAACGGCAGGGACTTCTCCACCGCGGTGGCGCGGTAGGCGGTGGTCTCGCCCTTGTCCTCACCGGGCACCTCGGCGTCGACCAGTTCCGCGCGGCGGCCGTGCGGCAGGCGGATGGTCCGGGTCCAGTCGGCGAACAGCAGGCTCACCCCGTTCCACACGCCCAGCAGCGAGGTGGTGGTCACCGCGAGGAAGCCGACCAGGAACAGGATGCGCGCCCACTGGCCGTACCGCTCCCCCAGTTCGTTGCCGAGGATCAGCAGGCCGCTGTCGGACTGGGTCAGCTTCTGTCCGAAGAGGATGGTCGAGCCGACGATCAGCATGGCCACCACGAAGATGCCGGTCATGAGGTAGCCGACCGCGTTGTCCAGCCGCATCATCGACAACCAGCCGGTGCCCTTCCAGCCCTTGGCGAACATCCAGTAGCCGTAGGCGGCCATGGTGATGGTGCCGCCGACACCGCCGATCAGGCCGAGCACGTACACCGTGGACCCGGCGGGCAGCTGGAAGGTCAGGCCCTTGGCCAGTTCCGCCAGGTCGGGGGTGACCAGGACGGCCACCGCGACCACCGAGGCGAACTTGATCAGCACCAGCACGGTCATGAACTTCTCGAAGAAGTGGTACCGCTGCGCCCAGACCAGCGCCAGCCCGACCACACCGGCGATCATCGCCCAGCCGCGCACGGGCAGGCCGCCGAACAGCGCGTTGAGCGGCAGGCCGACCGCGGACATCGCGGTGGCGCCGTAGACGAAGCCCCAGATCACGATGTAGAGGCCGAAGAAGCCGGTGGCCCAGCGGCCGAGCCGCCGCCAGCCGTCGAGCAGCGTGGTGCCCGAGGCCAGGTGCCAGCGGCCGACGCCCTCGCCGAGGGCCAGCTTGAGCACGGTGCCGATGAGCGCCGCCCACAGCAGCAGGGTGCCGTA
Coding sequences within:
- a CDS encoding DMT family transporter, giving the protein MAAFSFTVPFTRGAVGGLSPLFIGSARAVVAALLAAAALAFTRQRLPDRRQWARLAVVAGGVVLGFPLLTSYALTTAPASHGAVVIALLPAATAVLAVLRGKECPPRSFWVMAGVGALAALVFASLQGGGFGRLHWSDLLLFGAVLAAAAGYAEGGLLARELGSWQTVSWALVLASPLMLALTVVAVTQQAQTGTAAQWAAFAYLAAVSMFLGFFAWYRGLAIGPMAQVSQVQLVQPVLTIAVAALLLGEELTWPTMFGGLAVIVCAGVAVRIRLDRTTK
- a CDS encoding dihydrodipicolinate synthase family protein, whose translation is MFTGLSAFPFTPITSDGIDEAAYERLVGRVADAGVDSIGALGSTGGYPYLNREERARAAELAVKSAGSVPVIIGVGALRTRDVLDHVEDAQRAGAAAVLLSAMTYQALTDDEVFGLYEDVTANLSVPLVVYDNPGTTHVKFSDELHARIAGLPRVKSIKIPGVPADQVRARVGGLRSVLPDSVSIGISGDAFAADGLLAGCDGWYSVLGGLFPKTCLAIARAAADGDAARARALSAELAPLWTLFARYGSYRVVSAIAVEIGLLTAPGLPRPLRPLGETGRHEVTAVLNGLTKRD
- a CDS encoding helix-turn-helix domain-containing protein, translated to MNSPEGRPLARRLRELREGGAWPGKHITQAELAAALGISVPSVSSWESLRQKAKPPLKQLEAYATFFATERSVAETPYRVLGYGQLTGEERAQREKLLRELTELREDAPVAKPAALGDPYAQSPWRFTPNQDITIVGSELPERLKGKMPLADPDDPDFVDVYKYADLDALVELHGHVRAANPASDVHLRTPAELATDDYTSHLILLGGVDWNFVTQDLLERAELPVRQLTRPEDNDLSCFEIGTGAELKRFLPKVRKTGGRLLLLEDVALFYRAPNPFNAKRTVTICNGTFGRGTYGVVRALTDARFRDRNAEYLRTRFTGLDEFALISRIQVVNGLVVTPDWTLPLTKAHEWPVSST
- a CDS encoding GNAT family N-acetyltransferase, translating into MGELRIREAGPADLPVLTHVMGQEPYFTDRLSRQKNGLGRLLVAWQDEHPVGVVYLWLEPAEEPELRQHLPDTPLLTHLETHVEHRARGIGTTLVRAAEQWLAAKGYERVALAVETTNTRAARLYARLGYREWPHSTVRCLSLTDSAGRRNVEICRIMVKPLAAPRG
- a CDS encoding ABC transporter ATP-binding protein; its protein translation is MTTVADGLTDAVRLESVSRTYGSGAAAVRALDGVTISLRRGGFTALMGPSGSGKSTFLHCAAGLDRPTSGRVLLGGTELTGQREAALTELRRSRIGFVFQAYNLLDALTVRENILLPLRLAGRPADPAFLDEVVRSVELDVPLDRRPSKLSGGQQQRVAIARALITRPDVVFLDEPTGALDTRTARQVLGTLRQAVDRWGQTALMVTHDPVAASYADSVVFLADGRIAGELAHTTPEHIAERMTHLGEW
- a CDS encoding ABC transporter permease, whose protein sequence is MLSLAWRTIRARRGAFAAAFVAVFFGSALITASGVLLESGLRAGVSPLRYAAATVVVTAEQEVTTEDGLNQRFGDRVPLAADTAGRIAAVPGVRAAIGDVSVRAALRGGSFPLVVHGWSSARLGPAALESGRPPASPDEIVLAGAAGVPVGELVQLEIGAVPTPYRVVGTIRGEPAAFLTDTQARLVSGRPDRIDAVAVLAEPGADAEDLAARIERAVPGVTTAVGDDRAEAEFLDVGAARQFLVVMSTAFGGTMLMIVLLVVASTLGLSIQRRRREFALLRAVAATPRQVYRLIATESAVVAAVAAALGALPGFGLSFLLRDALAELGAVPAAFRFTAGPLPVVAAVLACLLTALGAGLIAGRRAARISPAAALGEAAVEPPRLGRVRQVTGWVLAAVGAAAGITLPLVVSGGPAIAGAASSALLLVIAVALLGPRLLTATAALLTRLGLLRATAGYLAGANTRARSRRLGSAATPLIMGVALASVQIFTATTTDAAARTQVEQGIRADHVVTAVGGIAPAVADAVRRVPGVESVTPVARTSVLVSYQELAEQVTNAYPAQGVTADRLGEVLDLDLRRGDLRALTGETVALSEIAAGTFGVDVGEPLTMSLGDGTSHTATVVAVYGSGLGFGDVTLPNDVVLAHTGSRLNDELLLATAPGTDPVALREALTVHPGLELADPRAFAAAPNAASAQSAVNLLLNLLLLGFIAIAVVNILVLATAARVREFALLRLVGAKPRQLRAMMRGEAAVVVVAAVGLGSLAALPPLAGISLGLTGSALPSVPPLAYLGIVAAAVLFGWGSIAMPARIAMRPAPIAAMRAGD
- a CDS encoding helix-turn-helix domain-containing protein; protein product: MSDDVGSLAAKVDHLFRTVRPRDGGEYSFEEVAEALRARGGPTISATYLWQLRKGIRDNPTKRHLEALAGFFGVPAAYFFDDEETRRIDAELTLLTALRDAPVRQIALRASGLSPKSLEAIAEMVDRVRELEGLPQPNPPAPPTPEP
- a CDS encoding MAB_1171c family putative transporter; translation: MAEAVREWAPALLAWVLLVSRGRGGDPARRRVHWVLFGLACSLTAQLPPVYAALGDGHLARLLSHAGMVLAAWAGQEFMAGLTGHARGARWQAWWAAGAFALMCRLFALMPDLRPQSPWVMEYCLVYAAAQLPALLTVIGFGLRYAREAGDAVLRVSLRLVVTGTALCLLYLLNKSILAVAPRLDASFAFGRTVLPSKVLPTTAYLLVLLGAALPAAAGWLRRHRQFRRLGPLWRALYRADPAIALDPPGVPDVLVVRDLRLRLYRRVIEIRDGLLALRPYRSPGSATGTAAAEAAAIAAALRARDGGVPPADRPVDVAGGADLAGDTEFLAEVSDVYRSLSRSARPGR
- a CDS encoding Nramp family divalent metal transporter translates to MNTSATRLEPQLTPPTGKARFRGLGPGLLAAATGVGAGDLVATMVAGAQYGTLLLWAALIGTVLKLALGEGVGRWHLASGTTLLDGWRRLGRWATGFFGLYIVIWGFVYGATAMSAVGLPLNALFGGLPVRGWAMIAGVVGLALVWAQRYHFFEKFMTVLVLIKFASVVAVAVLVTPDLAELAKGLTFQLPAGSTVYVLGLIGGVGGTITMAAYGYWMFAKGWKGTGWLSMMRLDNAVGYLMTGIFVVAMLIVGSTILFGQKLTQSDSGLLILGNELGERYGQWARILFLVGFLAVTTTSLLGVWNGVSLLFADWTRTIRLPHGRRAELVDAEVPGEDKGETTAYRATAVEKSLPFRGYLLWLTFPPMFLLFLDKPFGLTLVYGVLGSVFMPFLAITLMLLLNSKRIERDGRSGWLSNGLLGAASALFLFLMITDLVERFG